CATTTCAGCTGAAGCTGCGGAAAAAAGGCGGCGGTTGCCTTTTTGCCCCAAGCTTGCTTGGCTAGGCAAAACGGACAGCGTAGCAAGCTTGCTTGCGTAGGAGTTCCATTTATGGAACGTTGCGAGCAGCCTGAGCACCCTTCTTTATCGGCGAGGGGTGCCCCCTCTGCACTCCCCATTTTTTATATAGTAGGAAACGATATTTCCTGCTATATAAAAAATGATATCGGGAAATTCTTAATAAATAGTCGACTGAATTCTTACGAATTTATTAACTTATGGTAAATGTTACTAACTTTGTTGCTGTTTTGCTAATGCATATACTTTTATATCATGATTTTTCTTATTTTATTTTCTGAATTAACCATTCCATTATACTATTCCCCGTGCAGCGTTTCAATTGCCAGACATTTTAAGACGCTGAGGCTTTTTAGATATCAGATATGGGAATCCAGACAAGTTTAACATCCAGTTAATTTAGAGACGGTGTACTAGTAATAAATTGATTTCAAAAAAACAACAACCGGCAGAAATCTTAAATCGAGATTCCCGCCGGTTATCTGTCAAAGCTGCCGCAGACCATCTTATGCCGCGCACCTTAACTATAATTCTATTATTAAAATTCGATGATGCTCCCTGCACCTTTTTCCAGAGCAGCTTCATAAATCCGCTGTCCTGTTACCACATCCATAACAGCGGTTCCCGTTGTCTTAAACACGGTGATTTCATCATCATTCAGACGCCCCTCGACCTTTTGGGCAATGACTTCTCCAAGTTCACCGGTGATTTGTTCCGCTCGGAAGGTTCCATTTTGAATCGGTACGATAAGGTCTCCCGATTCATTGAGAACGCCGTTTCTCGTGTCCACATATACTTTATCCGCATGGGTAATAAGGTATTCATCTATTTCATTCATTGCCGGAGTATAGGACCCTACGCCGTTAATATGACAGCCCTTTTTCGCCAGTCTGCCATCAAAAACGGGTTTTGATGAGGTCGTAACACAGGTAATGATATCGGCATCCGCTACCGCCTCTTCAGCGGAGGCTGCGGCTGTAATTGTTACGCTGAACTTCTCACCGAACAGCACTGTCATGCGCTCTGCAAAGTCCTTGGCACGTTCCGGGCTGATATCATATACTTTTACAAGCTCCACCGGCCGAACAGTAAGCACCGCCTCCAGCTGGGACTCAGCCTGGCCGCCTGTACCAAAGAGCGCAAAAACCTTGCTGTCCTTCTTTGCCAGGATATCTGTTGCCGCACCCGATACCGCTCCTGTTCTAAGGCGGGTAAGGTATGTACCGTCAATAAGGCTGCAGACCTCTCCTGTTTCCGAATTCACGAGAACCATTGTAGCAGGAACACTGGTCAATCCCTTTTCAATATTCTTAGGGAACACGGATACGATTTTAATTCCAAGAGCATTGGCATCTGCGACGTAGCCCGGCATATATAAGCTCTGTCCTTCATGCTGCGGAACGTCAAGATTATATCTCAGCGGAACATTACTCTTACCAAGAGAATATAGTTTTAATGCATCCTTATCTGCCTGGATAGCCTCTTCCATACTGAAAATACGGTTGATTTCACTTTGATTTAGCACAATGATCTTCATTTATTTTGACTCCTTTACATTCGCTTTGTTTTTTGTCGTACTGAGGAATGTCGTAAAAGCGCTGTAAAGGATCACAACAACAACTACCCACTGTAACGCGGAGACATTCATGCTCTTGACCGCATATGCCGCAATTAAAACACCAATCACCCCGAAGGTGGAGGTAAAGGCTGTAATTTTACGGGAATAGCTGTCAAGCTTGATAAACTGCATACTTCCAACAGGAACGGAGAACGTGCAGGCGCCCATCATAATGGGGAACGCAATGGCAGGGCTCAAACCAAGTGCATACACGGTAGCCATAGTCAGGGCATAAGAGCCGATACCGATATTATTCAGCGCACCGAATGCAAAGGAGAGTACGCCCAGTGCTACAAGCTTTACGCCTGTAAGACCAATTTCTTCTCCACCGGAAGGATACACGCCAAATTTACCTGCGAGAATGAGAATTGCAGCAATGAGAAGACCAGCCGACACGAATCGTTTGATGGTATCTACCGGCAGTTTAACAACGTAACGGGGGCTTAAATAGGATCCGACGATCTGCGCGACAATCGCAACGATCAGGGTTACAAGATCCACATCAATTGCAGAAATATAGACCAGTGCCATTACTGCAACGGGGATAACGCACTGGGCATTCATTGTACCCGGCAGTTTTTTATCCTCAACCCATTTTAACTTAGGGTATAAGCTTGCAGAAATGGCAAAGTCTGAAATTCCGAATGTAGAAAAGAAAAAGATAACGAAAGAAGAAAATGCCTGTGCAATAGGATTGCCGGCTTCCTTAAAAGTTTCTGCCTTGTGCGCAATCAAGTCACGAATAAATGAGATTGCAAAGGCACCGTTTACAACAACGATTAATGCCAGAACGATTTTTACGACCATGGTAAAACCTCCATATGTTTCCTTTAATGAATAGCAAACACATCTCGGACACCCTCCATATCCTCGCCAAAACGTTCACGCATCTGCTCGCCGAAGAGATCGATCATGCGAATGGCATAAGCATCATGCTGCACATACTCCTTTGCAAAGAAAACCATACTGGCATTTTTCGTATATGCCGCATCCGCCACAGCGGAATTTCGTATGGAAGCATGTAGCATTTCCATCTCATCTGTCACTACCGTCAGCCACCGGCACCCTGTTTCCTGCAGCTTGTCCTCTTCGAACCCGTGCTTGTAAACATGTTTCAACTTGGTATGATACTGCTCTTTTCTGTCATATAAAATCACCAGCAGCCTTATATTCTCTTTATGTTCCTTCTCCAACAGCAGTTTTTCAACCTCCTCGGTCAATTCCTCCTGCCAGATCTGGATCATTAGATTTTTTTCCGATGCGCGAATCATTTCCTTACACTTATCAAGTATGCATTGATATCCCGTCATCTTCCAAATTTGCTCATCATCCACTGCATGGGTGTATTTTTCTGCTTCCTGCTGGAGTTCCTGAATTCCTTCATCCACGGAAGCTTGAATCAAACTGCTCAGCCTGTCGATGGACTCTGCACGGTACAAAACAGTTTTATTTCCGGTTGTGGTTACGACCACACCGCGGCTTACAAGCATTTCAAGCGCGTTGTAAACCTTACTGCGGGGTACCCCAGAGGTTTTGCTTACCTCATATCCCGTCTGAATTCCGTTCTGTAAAAGAGCCATGTAGACCTTCGCTTCTGTTTCCGTATAATTGAAACGCCGCAGTACCTGTATAATCCGTTCCATAATTCTCACCTCCCTTCGCATTAATTATAACGCATTCGCGGAAAATTTTCGACTCCAGAAAATTTTCTTACTTCTGCGCGTCTCAACGTTACGAAGTGGAGCTTCTGCTCGTCATATCGATACGGCTCGCGGGTCCTCAAGTATCAGGAAATTTCTTGTTTCATTCTTTTTTGATTTTAAAAGATCAGTATTTAGGGAGTACTTTTTGTTATTAGCTACCCTCGGTAACTATTATATACTTCGTTATTAGTTTGTCAATATTTTTTCTATATTTTATTTTATCGAGTCAGTTTTATCCCATTAGATACAGATAGAATGTTGAATAAAATGCAATCAGTTCTATTTCTTGTGAAACTTTGTTAATTATTTAATCCTATTAGCAATCGAAGCAAAATCATATCCAATAAAAATTATCTTGACACTTAAATTTTTTCGGCATATACTACAGAAAATAGTAAAACGGAGCAATTCCATTCAGGCTCAAGCTGGGGAATTCCCGTGCAAACCGTTGAGTAAGAAGAGTAGGTGTAGACCTTCCTTTCACAGAGAGTCGCTGGCGGTGGAATAGCGACAGGGGAAACTAGACTGAATGGACTTATGAGGGCAGGACGAAATTAGCAAGATTTGCGCAGATAATTTTCCGACATACGTAAGCAAGAGCAAGCGAGTTGGCAACGCAGCATAGCGCAAAATTAACAAGCAAGAGTAGTGCCTGACGGGACCTCCACCCGTTACCAAGGGAGCATGTATGAAGTACATGGAATGAGTGGGCGCTTGCGCCAATCGGGGTGGTACCGCAGAAGTTTAGCTTTTGTCCCAGAGAAATCTGAGACGGAGGCTTTTTTTATTGTCCGGAGCCTACGGTTCTGAACACAAAAGAGTGCCAGGACTCGCCTCATCTCCAAAACAACGGACTAAAATCTTGTAAAATGGAAAGATTTATGAACAGCATCACTGTCAAGGCCGATGTGAAAGCTCTTAGAGCCACATCCCCTCGCAGCGGATAGTATGAAAGGAGAAAAACAATGAGTAAGATTCCCCACAGACTGTATTTAACCGAAGAGCAGATGCCTACGCAATGGTATAATTTGAGAGCTGATATGAAAGATCAACCGGATCCTATCATCAATCCCGGTACGATGAAGCCTGCACAGGTGGAAGATCTATATCCCGTATTCTGTGAGAAGCTGGCACAGCAGGAAATGGATGCTGAGACTCGGTATTTTGATATTCCCGAGGAAGTTCTTGAGATGTATAAAATCTATCGTCCTTCCCCATTGATCAGAGCATATAATCTTGAAAAAGCGCTGGACACTCCGGCAAAAATCTATTTCAAGTTTGAAGGCAACAACACAAGTGGAAGCCATAAGCTGAATTCCGCCATTGCTCAGGCATATTATGCAAAAGAGCAGGGACTTGCTGGGCTCACTACTGAAACCGGAGCTGGGCAATGGGGCACCGCCCTGTCCGAGGCCTGTGCATATTTTGGTCTTCCCCTTACCGTGTTCATGGTTAAGGTATCCTACGAACAGAAGCCCTTCCGTAAGGCTGTCATGGAAACCTTCGGAAGCTCAGTTATTGCAAGTCCCAGCGAGACCACCAACATCGGCCGTGAGATTCTGAAAAATGATCCCACCACCGGAGGCAGCCTTGGCTGCGCCATCTCTGAGGCGGTAGAAAAAGCAGTGACCTCACCAAACTATCGCTATGTTCTGGGCTCCGTTCTGAATCAAGTGCTGCTGCACCAATCGATCATTGGACTTGAGACGAAAGCGGCGATGGAGATACTGGGGGAATATCCCGATATCATCGTGGGCTGTGCAGGCGGCGGCTCCAATCTCGGAGGACTTATCGCACCCTTTATGCAGGATAAGCTGACCGGAAAAGCAAATCCGAGGATCGTTGCTGTTGAACCTGCATCCTGCCCTTCCTTTACAAGAGGTACCTACGCTTACGACTTCTGCGACACAGGAAGAATCACACCCATGGCCAAGATGTATACCTTAGGCAGTGACTTCAAGCCCTCGGCCAACCATGCAGGCGGCCTGAGATATCACGGAATGTCGCCGATTCTCTCCAAGCTGTATCATGATGGATACATGGAAGCGGTTGCTGTAGAACAGACAAAAGTATTCGAAGCTGCAGTTCAATTCGCTAAGCTGGAGACGATCCTACCGGCACCAGAGTCCTCCCACGCAATCCGGGGCGCAATCGACGAGGCACTGAAATGCAAGGAGTCGGGAGAAGCAAAGACGATCCTCTTTGGGCTGACTGGGACAGGATATTTTGATATGACTGCATACACTTCCTACAATGAAGGCACCATGAATGACTATATCCCCACAGACGCAGATTTGGAACGCTCCCTGGCTACCCTGCCAAAGATTCCGGGCATTCAGGAATAAGAAACAATAAACAGTAAGCTCAAATGCTACAGATGCACCGATCCAGTGGAATTTGTGCAAAAAAGCCGGAATTCAAATGGCTGAAGTTGAACGCAATTTTGCAAACTTCAATGCCCCATGAATCCCGGCTTTACATTATGATTCTTATTTCAGCGGTTCTCTCGTTATGAGTATTTTATCGAAGCAATCTCTTCCGCTATGATTACATTGACGCGGTAATGATGGCCATTTTATAGACCTCTTCCGCGTTACAACCTCTGGACAGGTCATTGATGGGAGCGTTGAGCCCCTGGAGAATCGGTCCATATGCGTCAAAGCCGCCGAGGCGTTGAGCAATCTTATAGCCGATATTTCCGGAATTGATATCCGGGAAGATAAAGGTGTTGGCCTTTCCTGCGACAAGGGAGTCAGGAGCTTTCGTCTTTGCCACTTCCGGAGCAAAGGCAGCATCGAATTGAAGCTCTCCGTCCACTGGGAAATCCACATCCATCGTCTTTATCTTTTCGACCGCTTCGCGAACGATGTCTACATCTGCCCCTTTCCCGGAGCCGTATGTGCTGTAGGACAGCATGGCCACCTTCGGATCAATGGAGAAAACTCTTGCAGTCTTGGCGCTTTCCACTGCAATCTCTGCAAGCTCATCCGCACTAGGGTTGATGTTAATGGCACAGTCACCCATAGCATACCGTTCTTCTCCGTTTTCCGTCACCCGTTGCATGATAAAGCAACTGGATACAATGCTGTTTCCAGGTTTCGTCTTAACGATCTGCAAGGCTGGGCGGACGGTATCCGCTGTTGAATAGGTTGCTCCTCCCAAAAGACCATAAGCATACCCTCTCTTTACCAGCATGGTGCCGAAGTAATTACTTTTCTGCAGGGCCTCACGGCAGGCATTTGCATCCATCTTGCCTTTGCGAAGTATAACCATTTCATCTACCATTGCATCCATTTCTTCATAATTGAGCGGGTCTATCAGCTCAATCCCTTCAATGGAAAATCCATATTTCTGTGCAGCCTGCTTGATCTCTTCGAGATTTCCAAGCAGTACCGGTTCAAGAATACCCTCCTGCTTTAAACGACTTGCCGCTTCCAGAATTCTGGGATCAGACCCTTCTGTAAAAACCAGCTTCTTCTGTTCCTTTTTTAAATTTTCGATCATTGTTTTAAACATTGCCTTGTCCTCCTTGGGAAGTCTTCTTTCTGTCTTATCCTGTTTTCAAAATAGATCTATGTTTTAATTTGAAGACAGCATGAAACGTAGATTAAATTGAAAACTGTTCTCCAGCTTAGTATATCACAACATCTGAATTAAGCGCTCTTTTTGGTTCGCTTTAATGAAATTTTTTGCATTTTGTTCAATAGCAGCTCACAGTTCACCAGTTTATTTTTCATCATGCTATAATGATATAGTGTCATCTTTCGATACATCAGCCGATCATGTTCCTCGGATGGAATGTGATAGATATACTTTTTCTCAGAATTAATCGATATGAAATTACCAATCCAACTTTTTCGGTAAAGTACCACCGGATTGAGAAATACTGCATCAAATCGCTTCCCTGAAAAAACCTTCTCTGTTTCCTCATCGTTCAGCTCAATATCTCCTGCAATGCCGATTCTGTTTACACCATCATCAATAATGATGGAGTAATGACTGTCACATTCTGCGGAAGCATAGTCTAAATGCTTGGTTCGAATCAAGTGAACCTCTGTATTCTTTACGTGAAACACCTGATGGTCCAGCTTGCGATCCAGTAAACAGATCCTCTCCTCCTGCTGGTAATATTCCCTCAGTTCCCTTCCAAAAACCGCATCCTCCGGTAGAATGAGTGAGGTACTAGGATTGTCTTCCAGATATCGTTTTACCTTTGTCCCGTCATAATGATCTTCATGGCAGTGAGTAAACAGCAGACAATCTACGCCGGCAAAAGGTCCAACCGAATCCATAATGCCGTTTTCCATTTCCGCATCCAAAGGATTAAAAAGATTATTCCTGCTGAAAATGCCGTCCACAAGAAATTTGACTCCATTCGTAGAAATTAGCAAACCGCTGTTTGTCATGTGATAGATGTACATTCCTTCTCCCTTTCTCTCGCCTGCTGCTGAGCAGCCCGAACCGCCGCTCATGTTTCTGTTCTATCACCTTACTCCCATGCAATATGGCATCGTCATAAATTGCATGATTGCCAAAGGTTCTATCTCATACATTAAAGCAATTTTCATGCCAAATTATTAAAACATTGTATTCATAACTCATCAAATCCCAGCTTTCCGCAGCAAACCAATTAACATTCAGACGATAGTTTTTTTAACATCCTGTAAAATAGGCGGTTAAGCGGTTTTAGTCATAAAATTTCTTATGCAAATCTGCAACAAAAAAGCAAATTGTGCAACTATGCCTTCAATGGATAAAAACGGAG
This genomic window from Clostridiales bacterium contains:
- a CDS encoding TSUP family transporter, producing the protein MVVKIVLALIVVVNGAFAISFIRDLIAHKAETFKEAGNPIAQAFSSFVIFFFSTFGISDFAISASLYPKLKWVEDKKLPGTMNAQCVIPVAVMALVYISAIDVDLVTLIVAIVAQIVGSYLSPRYVVKLPVDTIKRFVSAGLLIAAILILAGKFGVYPSGGEEIGLTGVKLVALGVLSFAFGALNNIGIGSYALTMATVYALGLSPAIAFPIMMGACTFSVPVGSMQFIKLDSYSRKITAFTSTFGVIGVLIAAYAVKSMNVSALQWVVVVVILYSAFTTFLSTTKNKANVKESK
- a CDS encoding TrmB family transcriptional regulator, yielding MRREVRIMERIIQVLRRFNYTETEAKVYMALLQNGIQTGYEVSKTSGVPRSKVYNALEMLVSRGVVVTTTGNKTVLYRAESIDRLSSLIQASVDEGIQELQQEAEKYTHAVDDEQIWKMTGYQCILDKCKEMIRASEKNLMIQIWQEELTEEVEKLLLEKEHKENIRLLVILYDRKEQYHTKLKHVYKHGFEEDKLQETGCRWLTVVTDEMEMLHASIRNSAVADAAYTKNASMVFFAKEYVQHDAYAIRMIDLFGEQMRERFGEDMEGVRDVFAIH
- a CDS encoding MBL fold metallo-hydrolase, with product MSGGSGCSAAGERKGEGMYIYHMTNSGLLISTNGVKFLVDGIFSRNNLFNPLDAEMENGIMDSVGPFAGVDCLLFTHCHEDHYDGTKVKRYLEDNPSTSLILPEDAVFGRELREYYQQEERICLLDRKLDHQVFHVKNTEVHLIRTKHLDYASAECDSHYSIIIDDGVNRIGIAGDIELNDEETEKVFSGKRFDAVFLNPVVLYRKSWIGNFISINSEKKYIYHIPSEEHDRLMYRKMTLYHYSMMKNKLVNCELLLNKMQKISLKRTKKSA
- the pta gene encoding phosphate acetyltransferase, with the protein product MFKTMIENLKKEQKKLVFTEGSDPRILEAASRLKQEGILEPVLLGNLEEIKQAAQKYGFSIEGIELIDPLNYEEMDAMVDEMVILRKGKMDANACREALQKSNYFGTMLVKRGYAYGLLGGATYSTADTVRPALQIVKTKPGNSIVSSCFIMQRVTENGEERYAMGDCAININPSADELAEIAVESAKTARVFSIDPKVAMLSYSTYGSGKGADVDIVREAVEKIKTMDVDFPVDGELQFDAAFAPEVAKTKAPDSLVAGKANTFIFPDINSGNIGYKIAQRLGGFDAYGPILQGLNAPINDLSRGCNAEEVYKMAIITASM
- a CDS encoding TrpB-like pyridoxal phosphate-dependent enzyme — its product is MSKIPHRLYLTEEQMPTQWYNLRADMKDQPDPIINPGTMKPAQVEDLYPVFCEKLAQQEMDAETRYFDIPEEVLEMYKIYRPSPLIRAYNLEKALDTPAKIYFKFEGNNTSGSHKLNSAIAQAYYAKEQGLAGLTTETGAGQWGTALSEACAYFGLPLTVFMVKVSYEQKPFRKAVMETFGSSVIASPSETTNIGREILKNDPTTGGSLGCAISEAVEKAVTSPNYRYVLGSVLNQVLLHQSIIGLETKAAMEILGEYPDIIVGCAGGGSNLGGLIAPFMQDKLTGKANPRIVAVEPASCPSFTRGTYAYDFCDTGRITPMAKMYTLGSDFKPSANHAGGLRYHGMSPILSKLYHDGYMEAVAVEQTKVFEAAVQFAKLETILPAPESSHAIRGAIDEALKCKESGEAKTILFGLTGTGYFDMTAYTSYNEGTMNDYIPTDADLERSLATLPKIPGIQE
- a CDS encoding ornithine cyclodeaminase family protein translates to MKIIVLNQSEINRIFSMEEAIQADKDALKLYSLGKSNVPLRYNLDVPQHEGQSLYMPGYVADANALGIKIVSVFPKNIEKGLTSVPATMVLVNSETGEVCSLIDGTYLTRLRTGAVSGAATDILAKKDSKVFALFGTGGQAESQLEAVLTVRPVELVKVYDISPERAKDFAERMTVLFGEKFSVTITAAASAEEAVADADIITCVTTSSKPVFDGRLAKKGCHINGVGSYTPAMNEIDEYLITHADKVYVDTRNGVLNESGDLIVPIQNGTFRAEQITGELGEVIAQKVEGRLNDDEITVFKTTGTAVMDVVTGQRIYEAALEKGAGSIIEF